A stretch of Halomonas elongata DSM 2581 DNA encodes these proteins:
- the nrdH gene encoding glutaredoxin-like protein NrdH: MFIKIYSSPDCMQCHATYRALDKQGLDYTVVDISEEPEAADTVRQLGYRQLPVVVAADEHWSGFRPERIRQLAS, from the coding sequence ATGTTCATTAAGATTTATAGCTCGCCCGACTGCATGCAATGCCACGCCACCTACCGCGCTCTCGACAAGCAGGGGCTCGACTACACCGTGGTGGATATCAGCGAGGAGCCCGAGGCGGCCGACACCGTTCGCCAGCTCGGTTACCGCCAGCTTCCCGTGGTGGTCGCCGCGGACGAACACTGGTCCGGCTTCCGCCCGGAGCGCATTCGTCAGCTGGCCAGCTGA
- the nrdI gene encoding class Ib ribonucleoside-diphosphate reductase assembly flavoprotein NrdI — MSELVYFSTRSGNTRRFVEKLGLPAQRIPLNRNEKALRVHRPFVLVVPTYGDGDPRTAVPGPVIRFLNDPHNRALIRGVVAGGNTNFGSAYGLAGRVIAHKCQVPLLHRFELMGTPEDVAKVRQCLATEIDNAG, encoded by the coding sequence GTGAGCGAACTGGTCTATTTCTCGACGCGATCGGGCAACACGCGACGCTTCGTGGAGAAGCTCGGCTTGCCCGCCCAGCGAATACCGCTGAACCGCAATGAGAAGGCCCTGCGTGTACACCGCCCCTTCGTGCTGGTGGTCCCCACCTATGGTGATGGCGATCCCCGCACGGCGGTGCCGGGTCCGGTGATCCGCTTTCTCAACGATCCGCACAACCGCGCGCTGATCCGAGGCGTGGTGGCGGGCGGCAATACCAACTTCGGCAGCGCTTATGGCCTGGCGGGCCGCGTCATAGCCCACAAGTGCCAGGTGCCGTTGCTGCATCGCTTCGAACTGATGGGAACCCCCGAGGATGTCGCCAAGGTACGCCAGTGCCTGGCCACGGAGATCGACAATGCTGGATGA
- the nrdE gene encoding class 1b ribonucleoside-diphosphate reductase subunit alpha: MLDDTLTHPDETEETAMANADHAAPKVLDFHALNAMLNLYDADGRLQLDADKEAARQYFLQHVNQNTVFFHTLEEKLDYLVEEGYYEGEILEQYDASFVKALFDQAYALKFRFQSFLGAFKYYTSYTLKTFDGRRYLERFEDRVCMVALTLARGDEALARTLVDEILHGRFQPATPTFLNCGKQQRGELVSCFLLRIEDNMESIGRAINSALQLSKRGGGVAFSLSNIRESGAPIKRIANQSSGVIPIMKLLEDAFSYANQLGARQGAGAVYLNVHHPDILRFLDTKRENADEKIRIKTLSLGVVIPDITFELAKRNEPMYLFSPYDVERVYGVPFGDISVTEKYQEMVDDARIRKTKTDARELFQTLAELQFESGYPYVLFEDTANRDNPIAGRINMSNLCSEILQVNSPSEYDDDLDYRHTGEDISCNLGSLNIARVMDSPDFGTSVETAVRALSAVSEMSDIRSVPSIAEANARSHAIGLGQMNLHGFLAREHIHYGSEEGLDFTNIYFYTITYHAVRASNRLAIERGERFAGFENSAYASGSYFDKYTENEWQPRTQRVRELFDNAGIQIPTREDWRELKASVMQYGLFNRNLQAVPPTGSISYINHATSSIHPVVSKIEIRKEGKLGRVYYPAPYLNDDNQDYYRDAYEIGPEKIIDTYAEATQHVDQGLSLTLFFRDTATTRDINRAQIYAWRKGIKTIYYVRLRQAALEGTEVEGCVSCTL, from the coding sequence ATGCTGGATGACACCCTGACCCACCCCGACGAGACAGAGGAAACGGCGATGGCCAACGCCGATCATGCGGCGCCGAAAGTACTGGACTTTCATGCGCTTAACGCCATGCTCAACCTCTATGACGCTGACGGCCGCCTGCAACTGGATGCCGACAAGGAAGCGGCACGTCAGTATTTCCTCCAGCACGTCAATCAGAACACGGTGTTCTTCCACACTCTGGAAGAAAAGCTGGATTACCTGGTCGAGGAAGGCTACTACGAGGGCGAGATCCTCGAGCAGTACGACGCGAGCTTCGTCAAGGCGCTGTTCGATCAGGCCTATGCGCTGAAATTCCGCTTCCAGAGCTTCCTCGGCGCCTTCAAGTACTACACCAGCTACACCCTCAAGACCTTCGATGGGCGCCGCTATCTGGAGCGCTTCGAGGACCGCGTCTGCATGGTCGCCCTGACCCTGGCCCGTGGCGACGAAGCACTGGCCCGGACCCTGGTCGACGAGATTCTGCATGGCCGTTTCCAGCCCGCCACGCCGACCTTCCTCAACTGCGGCAAGCAACAGCGCGGCGAGCTGGTCTCGTGCTTCCTGCTGCGGATCGAGGACAACATGGAATCGATCGGCCGCGCCATCAACTCGGCACTGCAGCTCTCCAAGCGCGGCGGCGGAGTGGCCTTTTCGCTCAGCAACATCCGTGAATCCGGCGCACCGATCAAGCGCATCGCCAACCAGTCGTCGGGCGTCATCCCGATCATGAAACTGCTGGAAGACGCCTTCTCGTACGCCAACCAGTTGGGCGCACGCCAGGGGGCCGGGGCGGTCTACCTCAACGTGCACCATCCCGATATCCTGCGCTTTCTCGACACCAAGCGCGAGAATGCCGACGAGAAGATCCGCATCAAGACTCTGTCGCTGGGTGTGGTGATTCCCGACATCACCTTCGAACTGGCCAAGCGCAACGAGCCGATGTACCTGTTCTCGCCCTATGACGTCGAGCGTGTCTATGGCGTTCCCTTCGGCGACATCAGCGTGACCGAGAAGTATCAGGAAATGGTCGACGATGCGCGCATCCGCAAGACCAAGACCGACGCCCGGGAACTCTTCCAGACGCTCGCCGAACTGCAGTTCGAATCCGGCTATCCCTACGTGCTGTTCGAGGATACCGCCAACCGCGACAACCCCATCGCCGGGCGTATCAACATGAGCAACCTCTGCTCGGAAATCCTCCAGGTCAATTCGCCCAGCGAGTACGACGACGACCTGGATTATCGCCATACCGGCGAGGATATTTCCTGCAACCTGGGTTCGCTCAACATCGCCCGGGTCATGGACTCCCCGGATTTCGGAACCAGCGTCGAGACGGCCGTGCGCGCCTTGAGCGCGGTATCCGAGATGAGCGACATTCGCTCGGTTCCCTCGATCGCCGAGGCCAATGCCCGCTCCCACGCCATCGGCCTGGGACAGATGAACCTGCATGGCTTCCTGGCTCGCGAGCACATTCATTACGGTTCCGAAGAAGGGTTGGACTTCACCAACATCTACTTCTACACCATCACCTATCATGCCGTGCGTGCCTCGAACCGGCTGGCCATCGAGCGTGGCGAGCGCTTCGCCGGCTTCGAGAACTCCGCCTACGCCAGCGGCAGCTATTTCGACAAGTACACCGAAAACGAATGGCAGCCCCGGACACAGCGGGTCCGCGAGCTGTTCGACAATGCCGGTATCCAGATCCCCACGCGCGAGGACTGGCGCGAGCTCAAGGCCTCGGTGATGCAATATGGCCTGTTCAACCGCAACCTGCAGGCGGTACCGCCGACCGGCTCGATTTCCTACATCAATCACGCCACCTCGAGCATTCACCCGGTGGTGTCGAAGATCGAGATCCGCAAGGAAGGCAAGCTGGGCCGCGTCTACTATCCGGCGCCCTACTTGAACGATGACAACCAGGACTACTATCGCGACGCTTACGAGATCGGTCCCGAGAAGATCATCGACACCTATGCCGAAGCCACCCAGCACGTCGACCAGGGCCTGTCGTTGACCCTGTTCTTCCGCGATACCGCCACCACGCGGGACATCAATCGCGCCCAGATCTATGCCTGGCGCAAGGGCATCAAGACGATCTATTACGTGCGGCTGCGCCAGGCGGCACTGGAGGGAACCGAAGTCGAAGGGTGTGTGTCCTGCACCCTCTAA
- the nrdF gene encoding class 1b ribonucleoside-diphosphate reductase subunit beta: MNAMTARLKRVDAINWNRLQDDKDLEVWNRLTSNFWLPEKIPLSNDVPSWNTLNDREQQLTIRVFTGLTLLDTIQGTIGAPALIEDAVTPHEEAVFTNISFMESVHARSYSSIFSTLCATRDVDDAYRWSEENTHLQNKAELILERYRTDDPLMRKVASVFLESFLFYSGFYLPMYWSSRGKLTNTADLIRLIIRDEAVHGYYIGYKFQRALEKESAERQRQIKDTTYDLLLDLYDNEVQYTESLYDEVGLTEDVKAFLHYNANKALMNLGYEALFPNATEAVDPAILAALSPGAEENHDFFSGSGSSYVIGRTERTEDEDWAF; this comes from the coding sequence ATGAACGCCATGACCGCTCGACTGAAACGCGTCGATGCCATCAACTGGAACCGCCTCCAGGACGACAAGGATCTCGAGGTGTGGAACCGGCTCACCAGCAACTTCTGGCTGCCGGAAAAGATTCCACTGTCCAATGATGTCCCATCGTGGAACACCCTCAACGACCGCGAGCAGCAACTGACCATTCGGGTCTTCACCGGCCTGACGCTGCTCGACACCATCCAGGGCACGATCGGTGCGCCGGCACTGATCGAGGATGCGGTCACGCCCCACGAAGAAGCCGTGTTCACCAACATCAGCTTCATGGAATCGGTGCACGCACGCTCCTACAGCTCGATCTTCTCGACGCTGTGCGCCACCCGCGATGTCGATGACGCCTACCGCTGGAGCGAGGAGAACACCCACCTGCAGAACAAGGCAGAGCTGATCCTCGAGCGTTACCGCACAGACGACCCGCTGATGCGCAAGGTCGCCAGCGTGTTCCTCGAGTCCTTCCTGTTCTATTCGGGGTTCTACCTGCCGATGTACTGGTCGAGCCGCGGCAAGCTGACCAATACCGCCGACCTGATTCGCCTGATCATCCGAGACGAGGCAGTGCACGGCTACTACATCGGCTACAAGTTCCAGCGTGCCCTGGAGAAGGAATCCGCCGAGCGCCAGCGCCAGATCAAGGACACTACCTACGACCTGCTGCTCGACCTCTACGACAACGAGGTCCAGTACACCGAGTCGCTGTACGACGAAGTCGGCCTGACCGAGGACGTCAAGGCATTCCTGCACTACAACGCCAACAAGGCGTTGATGAACCTGGGTTACGAGGCGCTGTTCCCGAACGCGACCGAAGCCGTCGACCCGGCCATCCTGGCCGCCCTCTCGCCGGGCGCCGAGGAGAACCACGACTTCTTCTCGGGGTCGGGCTCTTCCTATGTGATCGGCCGTACCGAGCGGACGGAAGACGAGGACTGGGCCTTCTGA
- the glmS gene encoding glutamine--fructose-6-phosphate transaminase (isomerizing): MCGIVGAVAQRNVQGILREGLLRLEYRGYDSAGMVVRDTDGRLQRRRALGKVAALEEKLDAAPLTGHSGIAHTRWATHGRPSEENAHPHQSGERLAVVHNGIIENHEPLRAELESAGYDFSSQTDTEVIAHLIEREARTADLLTAVQAVIAKLDGAYALGVIHADEPDVVIGARKGSPLVVGVGIEEAFLASDPLALLQVTDRFIYLEEGDVVRLSAGGGIEVFDASGQVVEREVQTFEHGDGSASKGDYRHFMLKEIHEQPAVIAETLEGRLGDRSVLVESFGPDAEALFSRVAQIHLVACGTSYHAGLVARYWLERYAGIPVQVEVASEYRYRRVVVPENTLFVTLSQSGETADTLAALRFSKDGGYLGSLAICNVPGSSLARESDLTLMTRAGPEIGVASTKAFTTQLTALMLLTLAMGRVHGQDEAEQASLVDALRKLPAQVERVLALDAQIEELSTAFAEKHHALFLGRGAHFPVALEGALKLKEISYIHAEAYPAGELKHGPLALVDSDMPVVSVAPNDELLDKLKSNLQEVRARGGELFVFADEGVGLSSDDGIRVLHLPPIEEALAPILYTLPLQLLSYHVAVLKGTDVDQPRNLAKSVTVE; encoded by the coding sequence ATGTGTGGCATCGTTGGTGCCGTTGCCCAGCGCAACGTACAAGGAATTCTGCGCGAAGGGCTCCTGCGCCTGGAGTATCGCGGTTATGATTCGGCAGGCATGGTCGTGCGAGACACCGACGGACGCCTGCAGCGCCGCCGGGCCCTGGGCAAGGTGGCGGCCCTCGAGGAGAAGCTGGACGCGGCACCGCTCACCGGCCACAGCGGCATCGCCCATACCCGTTGGGCGACCCATGGACGTCCCAGCGAGGAAAATGCTCATCCCCACCAGTCCGGCGAACGCCTGGCGGTGGTGCACAATGGCATCATCGAGAATCACGAACCTCTTCGGGCCGAGCTGGAAAGTGCCGGCTACGATTTCTCTTCCCAGACCGATACCGAGGTCATCGCGCACCTGATCGAGCGCGAAGCACGCACTGCGGACCTGCTGACGGCGGTACAGGCGGTGATCGCGAAGCTCGATGGCGCCTATGCCCTGGGCGTGATCCATGCCGACGAGCCGGATGTGGTGATCGGCGCGCGCAAGGGCAGCCCACTGGTGGTCGGGGTCGGTATCGAGGAGGCCTTCCTGGCCTCGGATCCGCTGGCCCTGCTGCAGGTCACCGATCGCTTCATCTATCTCGAGGAGGGCGATGTGGTGAGGCTCTCCGCCGGCGGCGGCATTGAGGTCTTCGACGCCTCGGGCCAGGTCGTCGAGCGTGAGGTCCAGACCTTCGAGCATGGCGATGGCAGTGCCAGCAAGGGTGACTATCGTCACTTCATGCTCAAGGAGATCCATGAGCAACCGGCTGTCATCGCCGAGACCCTGGAAGGCCGGCTCGGCGATCGTTCGGTGCTGGTGGAGAGTTTCGGTCCTGACGCCGAGGCGTTGTTCTCCAGGGTCGCCCAGATTCATCTGGTGGCCTGCGGAACCAGCTATCATGCCGGTCTCGTGGCGCGCTACTGGCTGGAGCGTTATGCCGGTATACCGGTGCAGGTGGAGGTCGCCTCCGAGTATCGATATCGCCGGGTGGTGGTCCCCGAGAACACGCTTTTCGTGACGTTATCCCAGTCCGGCGAGACCGCCGATACCCTGGCGGCACTGCGTTTTTCCAAGGACGGTGGCTACCTGGGCAGCCTGGCCATCTGCAACGTGCCGGGCAGTTCCCTGGCGCGCGAGTCCGACCTGACGCTGATGACCCGGGCCGGTCCGGAGATCGGTGTGGCCTCGACCAAGGCCTTCACCACCCAGCTGACCGCCCTGATGTTGCTGACCCTGGCGATGGGCCGCGTTCATGGCCAGGACGAGGCGGAGCAGGCCAGCCTGGTCGATGCCCTGAGAAAGCTTCCCGCCCAGGTCGAACGGGTCCTGGCGCTGGATGCGCAGATCGAAGAGCTGTCCACGGCCTTCGCCGAGAAGCATCATGCCCTCTTTCTCGGTCGTGGTGCCCATTTTCCGGTGGCGCTGGAGGGGGCGCTCAAGCTCAAGGAAATCTCCTACATCCACGCCGAGGCCTATCCGGCGGGAGAGCTCAAGCATGGTCCCCTGGCGCTGGTCGACAGCGACATGCCGGTGGTCTCGGTGGCGCCCAACGATGAGTTGCTCGACAAGCTGAAATCGAACCTCCAGGAGGTCAGGGCGCGCGGTGGCGAGCTTTTCGTCTTCGCCGACGAAGGCGTCGGCCTGTCCAGCGACGATGGTATCCGGGTGCTGCATCTGCCGCCCATCGAGGAGGCGCTGGCGCCGATCCTCTACACCTTGCCGCTGCAGCTGCTGTCCTACCATGTCGCGGTACTCAAGGGCACCGATGTGGATCAGCCCCGCAACCTGGCCAAGTCGGTGACGGTGGAGTAG
- the glmU gene encoding bifunctional UDP-N-acetylglucosamine diphosphorylase/glucosamine-1-phosphate N-acetyltransferase GlmU, giving the protein MMTLDVVILAAGKGTRMRSSLPKVLHPLAGKPMVSHILDTTSGLEAERTHVVVGHGAERLREALAEYPVNFVLQAEQKGTGHAVAQSLDGLGEGKVLVLYGDVPLIQRDTLRALLAPVDEDHMGLLTVTLEDPTGYGRILRDEAGEAVAIVEQKDADEQQRAVRECNTGIMAMTTAQLRRWLPQLSAENAQGEYYLTDVIAMAAAEGVKVATAQPSRPVEVEGVNDRRQMARLERTLQADIAESLMTQGVALRDPSRLDVRGSLTCGHDVEIDVGCVFEGDVELGEGVRVGPHCVIRDSHIGAETVIEPHSIIEGAVVAGHNQIGPFARLRPGTRLAVGAKVGNFVETKNAEVGEGSKINHLSYVGDARLGRDVNVGAGTITCNYDGANKHRTEIGDEAFIGSNTALVAPVSVGKGATVGAGSTIDRDVADNALAVERSKTISKADWQRPVKRKDH; this is encoded by the coding sequence ATGATGACCCTCGATGTGGTGATTCTCGCGGCAGGCAAGGGGACGCGCATGCGCTCTTCGTTGCCCAAGGTATTGCATCCGCTGGCCGGCAAGCCGATGGTGAGCCATATACTCGATACCACCTCGGGCCTCGAGGCCGAGCGGACCCATGTGGTGGTCGGGCATGGTGCCGAACGGTTGCGCGAAGCGCTGGCCGAGTATCCGGTGAATTTCGTCCTGCAGGCCGAGCAGAAGGGCACCGGCCATGCCGTGGCCCAGTCCCTGGATGGGCTCGGCGAGGGCAAGGTGCTGGTACTCTACGGCGATGTTCCACTGATCCAGCGGGATACCCTGAGAGCCCTGCTGGCCCCCGTCGACGAAGATCACATGGGGCTGTTGACGGTGACCCTGGAAGATCCCACCGGCTATGGCCGGATCCTGCGTGACGAGGCCGGCGAGGCGGTGGCCATCGTCGAGCAGAAGGACGCCGATGAGCAGCAGCGGGCGGTACGCGAGTGCAATACCGGCATCATGGCCATGACCACCGCTCAGTTGCGTCGCTGGCTGCCTCAGCTATCGGCCGAGAATGCCCAGGGTGAATATTATCTCACCGATGTCATCGCCATGGCCGCCGCCGAAGGCGTGAAGGTCGCCACCGCCCAGCCGTCGCGTCCGGTCGAGGTGGAAGGCGTCAACGACCGTCGCCAGATGGCCCGGCTGGAACGCACCCTGCAGGCCGATATCGCCGAGTCGTTGATGACGCAAGGCGTGGCCTTGCGCGATCCGTCGCGCCTGGATGTAAGAGGCAGCCTCACGTGCGGCCACGATGTCGAGATCGATGTCGGTTGTGTCTTCGAGGGCGATGTCGAACTGGGCGAGGGCGTGCGCGTCGGTCCTCACTGCGTGATCCGCGACAGCCATATCGGCGCCGAGACGGTCATCGAGCCCCATAGCATCATCGAGGGAGCCGTGGTGGCCGGTCACAATCAGATCGGTCCCTTTGCTCGCCTGCGTCCGGGGACCCGCCTGGCGGTCGGCGCCAAGGTCGGCAATTTCGTCGAGACCAAGAACGCCGAGGTCGGCGAAGGGTCCAAGATCAATCACCTGAGCTATGTCGGTGACGCGCGTCTCGGGCGGGACGTCAATGTGGGCGCGGGCACCATCACCTGCAACTATGATGGTGCCAACAAGCATCGCACCGAGATCGGCGACGAGGCCTTCATTGGTTCCAACACGGCCCTGGTGGCGCCGGTCAGCGTGGGCAAGGGAGCCACCGTGGGGGCCGGTTCCACCATCGATCGCGATGTCGCCGACAATGCCCTGGCGGTCGAGCGGTCGAAGACGATCAGCAAGGCTGACTGGCAGCGTCCCGTCAAGCGCAAGGACCACTGA
- a CDS encoding FAD:protein FMN transferase, protein MSLPSHRLMFLLLLLVTLLAGCSEQKLETPVTLQGDIFGTFYQVTIADPITAERRDALEQGILDELEAVDASMSTYRDDAELVAFNKAPVGEWQTLSAPLIHVLDIARSVGEASDGAFDVTVGGLVNLWSFGPEARPEEVPEDSLIEQRLAEVGMDTLELDVETNRARRLKDVFVDLSGVAKGYATDQVAAYLADQGVENYLVNLGGEVKVDGHRDAESAPWRIGVEVPRDGRPQAEHVLPLEDISVATSGDYRNYFEVDGHRYSHTIDPRTGRPIQHRLASVTIVDPSNARADAWATAMTVLGEQEGMALARRHDLAVLMLVRQGDGWQSLASPAFAEYFGRAMVDKLGIEVAEDVDNGPVAADEGSEQEN, encoded by the coding sequence ATGTCACTCCCTAGTCATCGCCTCATGTTCCTACTACTGCTATTGGTCACCTTGCTGGCCGGTTGCTCGGAGCAGAAGCTGGAAACGCCCGTCACCTTGCAGGGCGATATCTTCGGTACCTTCTATCAGGTGACCATCGCCGACCCGATTACCGCCGAGCGCCGGGATGCGCTGGAGCAGGGTATCCTCGACGAGCTGGAGGCGGTGGATGCCTCGATGTCGACCTATCGCGATGATGCCGAGCTGGTGGCCTTCAACAAGGCACCGGTGGGGGAATGGCAGACACTTTCCGCGCCGTTGATCCATGTCCTGGATATCGCTCGATCCGTCGGCGAGGCCAGTGACGGGGCCTTCGATGTGACCGTGGGGGGACTGGTCAATCTGTGGAGCTTCGGGCCCGAGGCGCGTCCCGAGGAAGTGCCCGAGGATTCCCTCATCGAGCAGCGCCTCGCCGAGGTCGGCATGGATACCCTGGAGCTCGATGTCGAGACGAATCGCGCGCGTCGACTGAAGGATGTCTTCGTCGATCTCTCCGGTGTAGCCAAGGGCTATGCGACCGATCAGGTCGCTGCCTATCTGGCCGATCAGGGCGTGGAGAACTATCTGGTCAACCTGGGGGGCGAGGTCAAGGTGGATGGCCATCGCGATGCCGAGAGCGCACCCTGGCGCATCGGCGTCGAAGTGCCTCGTGATGGCCGCCCGCAAGCCGAACATGTACTGCCTCTGGAAGACATCTCGGTGGCCACCTCGGGCGACTACCGCAATTATTTCGAGGTCGACGGACACCGCTATTCACATACCATCGATCCCCGCACCGGCCGCCCGATCCAGCATCGTCTCGCCTCGGTGACGATCGTCGACCCATCCAACGCCCGGGCCGATGCCTGGGCCACGGCCATGACGGTGCTCGGTGAGCAGGAGGGTATGGCCCTGGCCCGTCGCCACGACCTGGCGGTGTTGATGCTGGTACGCCAGGGGGATGGCTGGCAGAGTCTGGCGAGTCCCGCCTTCGCGGAATATTTCGGCCGCGCTATGGTCGACAAGCTGGGGATCGAGGTGGCAGAGGACGTCGACAACGGGCCTGTCGCCGCCGATGAAGGTAGCGAGCAAGAGAACTGA
- a CDS encoding undecaprenyl-diphosphate phosphatase translates to MDWLQIVLLSIVQGLTEFLPVSSSAHLILVPVLTDWPDQGLAFDVALHLGSLTAVVLYFRHELATMATSWRHSLAGRGTDEDARLAWWVVLATIPVCVFGLTFKDVIEGAMRAPLVLAGGLIVFGLLLGYVDWRHRGKRSEYRMNWRDALWIGLAQVLALIPGTSRSGITMTAALMLGLSREAAARFSFLLSIPVIVLAGGLESLELIRSPLPVDWMAMAAGAVLSGISAYLCIHFFLAFIKRIGMQPFVVYRLILGIALIWLFG, encoded by the coding sequence ATGGATTGGCTACAGATCGTCCTGCTTTCCATTGTCCAGGGATTGACCGAGTTCCTGCCGGTTTCCAGTTCCGCCCATCTGATCCTGGTGCCGGTGTTGACCGACTGGCCGGATCAGGGGCTGGCGTTCGATGTGGCGCTGCATCTCGGCAGCCTGACGGCCGTGGTGCTTTATTTCCGTCATGAGCTTGCCACCATGGCGACCAGTTGGCGCCACAGCCTGGCAGGACGCGGTACCGATGAGGATGCCCGCCTGGCCTGGTGGGTGGTGCTGGCGACGATCCCGGTCTGCGTGTTCGGCCTGACATTCAAGGATGTCATCGAAGGCGCCATGAGAGCCCCGCTGGTGCTGGCCGGCGGTCTGATCGTCTTTGGCCTGTTGCTCGGGTATGTCGACTGGCGTCATCGCGGCAAGCGAAGCGAGTATCGGATGAACTGGCGCGATGCCCTGTGGATCGGCCTGGCCCAGGTACTGGCATTGATTCCCGGCACATCGCGTTCCGGTATTACCATGACTGCAGCGTTGATGCTGGGGCTGAGTCGGGAAGCGGCGGCACGCTTCTCCTTTCTGCTGTCGATTCCGGTGATCGTGCTGGCTGGTGGGCTGGAATCGCTGGAACTGATTCGCTCGCCGTTACCCGTGGACTGGATGGCCATGGCCGCTGGCGCCGTACTGTCGGGCATCAGTGCCTACCTGTGCATCCATTTTTTCCTGGCCTTCATCAAGCGGATCGGCATGCAGCCCTTCGTGGTCTATCGCCTCATTCTGGGCATTGCGCTGATCTGGCTGTTTGGATAA
- the mgtE gene encoding magnesium transporter, translating into MPLNESLEQYKAELLQSLEVDDRERLNAQLPELRSADIAEILQDLLEDDDELRARALLDSLPLERQASVLGYLHGEEQLVFTSAMRNDKLQAVLEDMGADERTDLFKVLDEDRREVLLRRMAHQEREELMRLASYEEGTAGALMTSDYVAIPMGMTVSRAMMRVRQTAPDAETVYQLYVLDADGRPAGTMSLRQLMVARPGARVDELMIRDVIHATVDTPQEEVARLVARYDLLAVPVVDEERRLVGIVTHDDALDVVESEATEDIHKGMSIGQLEDGVSRVPLLSLYRKRVTWLVLLVFGNLLSGAGIAHFEETIAAQVALVFFLPLLIGSGGNAGAQAATLMVRGMATGDVGVRDWGKLLGRELLVAGSLGLTMALAVAPIGVMRGGEAVALVVAVSMISIVLFGSLLGMCLPFLLDRFGWDPATASAPLVTTLIDASGVLIYFSFATLILSSG; encoded by the coding sequence ATGCCACTCAACGAATCTCTCGAGCAATACAAGGCGGAACTGCTCCAGTCCCTGGAAGTGGATGATCGGGAACGGCTGAATGCGCAGTTGCCCGAACTGCGTTCGGCCGATATCGCCGAGATCCTTCAGGACCTGCTCGAGGATGACGATGAGCTGCGTGCGCGTGCCTTGCTGGATAGCCTTCCCCTGGAACGCCAGGCCAGTGTCCTAGGCTATCTGCATGGTGAAGAGCAGCTCGTCTTCACCTCCGCCATGCGCAACGACAAGTTGCAGGCAGTACTCGAGGACATGGGCGCCGACGAACGAACCGACCTGTTCAAGGTGCTCGACGAGGATCGTCGCGAAGTACTGCTGCGGCGCATGGCGCATCAGGAGCGTGAGGAACTCATGCGCCTGGCCAGTTACGAGGAGGGCACCGCCGGTGCCCTGATGACCTCCGATTATGTGGCGATTCCCATGGGCATGACCGTCTCGCGGGCGATGATGCGGGTTCGCCAGACCGCGCCGGATGCCGAGACGGTCTATCAGCTCTATGTACTCGACGCCGATGGGCGTCCGGCCGGCACCATGTCGTTGCGCCAGTTGATGGTGGCCCGTCCCGGGGCCCGGGTCGATGAACTGATGATTCGCGATGTCATCCATGCCACCGTGGATACACCCCAGGAAGAGGTCGCTCGGCTCGTGGCACGCTATGACCTGCTGGCGGTGCCGGTGGTCGACGAGGAGCGTCGGTTGGTCGGCATCGTCACCCACGATGACGCCCTGGATGTGGTCGAGTCCGAGGCCACCGAGGATATCCACAAGGGGATGTCCATCGGACAGCTCGAGGATGGCGTCAGTCGAGTTCCCCTGCTCAGCCTCTATCGCAAGCGGGTGACCTGGTTGGTGCTGCTGGTGTTCGGCAACCTGCTTTCGGGGGCCGGCATCGCGCACTTCGAGGAAACCATCGCCGCCCAGGTGGCCCTGGTGTTCTTCCTGCCGCTGTTGATCGGCAGTGGCGGTAATGCTGGTGCCCAAGCCGCTACCCTGATGGTGCGGGGCATGGCCACCGGTGATGTCGGGGTTCGTGACTGGGGCAAGCTGCTGGGTCGCGAGCTGCTGGTGGCCGGGTCGCTGGGGCTGACCATGGCCCTGGCGGTGGCACCGATCGGGGTGATGCGTGGTGGTGAAGCGGTAGCCCTGGTGGTGGCGGTGAGCATGATCTCGATCGTGCTGTTCGGTAGCCTGCTCGGCATGTGCCTGCCCTTTTTGCTCGATCGGTTCGGCTGGGATCCGGCGACAGCGTCGGCACCACTGGTGACCACCCTGATCGATGCGTCCGGGGTGTTGATCTACTTCAGTTTCGCGACCCTGATCTTGTCTAGTGGTTGA